A single Sphingomonas kaistensis DNA region contains:
- a CDS encoding ATP-grasp fold amidoligase family protein, producing the protein MTLFTRAANHAAIAPMFAQKFGRQPLPSTDPEATINDLIFARMIDPEWTALERRLVDKITAKEEAARLCPDLRVAATLATIDMAGVASPADLFDRLRGFIGTDAIAKPSQASGGTVFLRHVAGPADLAALHALATTDYAAVMREMQYAGLPRRVIVEALIPTADGLPPDDYKFHCINGEPLLCQIDHARFGSPWGRIFRMPDFEPMDGDDGLDWPDSLQRPALQQIAAMIAAARTLSKPFDYVRVDLYNGLDGIYFGELTFTPSASLGIAPSKHGSHRVSPTHRLFSRILMDALNTNAR; encoded by the coding sequence ATGACGCTCTTCACTCGTGCAGCCAATCATGCGGCCATCGCTCCGATGTTCGCCCAGAAATTCGGACGGCAACCGCTACCCTCCACCGATCCCGAGGCGACGATCAACGACCTGATCTTCGCGCGCATGATCGATCCCGAATGGACTGCGCTCGAACGCCGTCTGGTCGACAAGATCACCGCCAAGGAAGAAGCGGCCCGGCTCTGCCCCGACCTGCGGGTGGCGGCGACGCTCGCGACCATCGACATGGCCGGCGTCGCCTCGCCAGCCGATCTGTTCGACCGGTTGCGCGGCTTCATCGGCACCGACGCCATCGCCAAGCCGTCGCAGGCGAGCGGCGGCACCGTCTTCCTGCGCCACGTCGCTGGGCCCGCCGATCTCGCCGCCCTGCATGCCCTCGCGACCACCGATTACGCCGCCGTCATGCGCGAGATGCAATATGCCGGCCTGCCACGCCGCGTGATCGTCGAAGCGCTGATCCCGACCGCGGACGGCCTTCCTCCCGACGATTACAAATTTCACTGCATCAACGGCGAGCCCCTGCTGTGCCAGATCGACCACGCCCGTTTCGGCAGCCCGTGGGGTCGGATCTTCCGTATGCCCGATTTCGAGCCAATGGACGGCGATGACGGCCTCGACTGGCCGGATAGCCTCCAGCGCCCCGCCCTTCAGCAAATCGCAGCAATGATCGCCGCCGCCCGCACTCTCTCGAAGCCCTTCGACTATGTTCGCGTGGACCTCTACAACGGCCTCGACGGCATCTATTTCGGAGAACTGACCTTCACCCCGTCCGCCTCGCTCGGCATCGCGCCATCCAAGCATGGTAGCCACCGGGTCTCGCCAACGCACCGTCTGTTCAGCCGCATCCTGATGGATGCGCTGAACACGAACGCGCGCTAG
- a CDS encoding dienelactone hydrolase family protein, whose translation MTERSIAHSFRGQQLHSVHVGTGGRSRGTIIIVPTFCGVSELELGFARKLADRGFACLVADLWGKSYNPATERDAAFAHMTELKSDRAALRDRMLDLVEVAKAQEGTDPARIAAIGYCFGGLCVLDLARSGAPIAGVASFHGLFDAPDLGPQPIKAKVLALHGWNDPMVPPEAVVALAKELTDAGADWQIHGYGHTGHAFTNPGAAALGIPNVDYSPTASRRSWAALQDYLDELFG comes from the coding sequence ATGACCGAACGCTCGATTGCCCACAGCTTCCGCGGCCAGCAGCTGCACAGCGTCCACGTCGGTACCGGCGGGCGGTCACGCGGCACCATCATCATTGTGCCGACCTTCTGCGGCGTCAGTGAGCTTGAACTCGGCTTCGCCCGCAAGCTCGCCGACCGCGGTTTTGCCTGCCTCGTCGCGGACCTCTGGGGCAAGAGCTACAATCCCGCGACCGAGCGCGACGCGGCCTTCGCCCACATGACCGAGCTCAAGTCGGACCGCGCTGCTCTCCGCGACCGGATGCTCGATCTGGTGGAGGTAGCCAAGGCACAGGAAGGCACCGACCCCGCCCGCATCGCCGCCATTGGTTATTGCTTCGGCGGCCTCTGCGTCCTCGACCTTGCCCGCTCCGGCGCGCCGATCGCGGGCGTGGCGAGCTTCCACGGCCTATTCGACGCCCCTGATCTTGGCCCCCAGCCGATCAAGGCCAAGGTGCTCGCTCTCCACGGCTGGAACGACCCGATGGTCCCGCCCGAGGCTGTGGTGGCCCTCGCCAAGGAGCTGACCGACGCTGGCGCCGACTGGCAGATCCACGGCTACGGCCACACCGGGCACGCCTTCACCAACCCGGGCGCCGCCGCGCTCGGCATCCCCAACGTCGACTACAGCCCGACCGCCTCGCGCCGCAGCTGGGCCGCGCTGCAGGACTATCTGGACGAGCTGTTCGGGTGA
- a CDS encoding DUF1697 domain-containing protein, which translates to MTAYVALLRAVNVSGTGKLPMADLKRMGEECGFANVRTFIASGNLLFTSDLGEQQVQTRIAAKVADFFGRAIPVFVRSASEMADLAAQNPFTDDKGSRVMAHVIDATPTQAMLDDARNVAGERMALGPRAIYVSYGEGIGSTKLKLPAVAAGTARNMNSVAKIAALLDAMP; encoded by the coding sequence GTGACCGCCTACGTCGCGCTGCTCCGCGCGGTGAACGTTTCCGGCACCGGCAAACTGCCAATGGCCGACTTGAAGCGGATGGGCGAGGAATGCGGGTTCGCCAACGTCCGCACCTTCATCGCCAGCGGCAATCTCCTCTTCACCAGCGACCTCGGCGAGCAGCAGGTTCAGACTCGCATCGCCGCCAAGGTGGCCGACTTCTTCGGCCGAGCCATTCCGGTGTTCGTGCGTTCCGCCAGCGAGATGGCCGACCTTGCCGCCCAGAACCCTTTCACCGACGACAAGGGCAGCCGCGTCATGGCCCACGTTATCGACGCCACGCCGACGCAGGCGATGCTCGACGACGCGCGCAACGTCGCTGGCGAGCGCATGGCGCTCGGCCCCCGCGCGATCTACGTCAGCTATGGCGAGGGCATCGGCTCGACCAAGCTGAAGCTCCCCGCCGTGGCCGCCGGCACCGCGCGCAACATGAACAGCGTCGCCAAGATCGCTGCCCTGCTGGACGCCATGCCATGA
- a CDS encoding 50S ribosomal protein L11 methyltransferase yields MSWRVTIPCNRAEGEAVGDMEEPFGDHPNPPVIVADEPDEHRPDDWRIHAYFEAEPTAAELAVLAGLASGEPVIEELADEDWVTRSQAGLQPIEAGRFFVRTPAHPPREGAINFLIDAGLAFGTGHHHTTRGCLVALDRMAGEGKRFGRIADIGTGTGLLAFGAMALWPDALAIATDIDPISIDVTSDNAALNGVALGEGPGELALAVADGMAHPALAARAPFDLLIANILAGPLIELAEDFVAATAPGGTILLAGLLDTQADAVTAAYVERGCRLVEPGTGEWRVLVLERSA; encoded by the coding sequence ATGAGCTGGCGGGTCACGATCCCCTGTAACCGCGCCGAGGGCGAAGCGGTGGGCGACATGGAAGAGCCGTTCGGCGACCATCCCAACCCGCCGGTGATCGTCGCCGACGAACCCGACGAACATCGCCCCGACGACTGGCGCATCCACGCTTATTTTGAAGCGGAGCCGACGGCGGCCGAGCTAGCGGTGCTGGCGGGCCTCGCCAGCGGCGAGCCGGTGATCGAGGAGCTGGCCGACGAGGATTGGGTCACCCGCAGCCAGGCCGGGCTGCAGCCGATCGAGGCCGGGCGCTTTTTCGTCCGCACGCCCGCGCACCCGCCGCGCGAGGGGGCGATCAACTTCCTGATCGACGCGGGCCTGGCCTTCGGGACCGGACATCATCACACGACGCGCGGGTGCTTGGTGGCTCTTGACCGCATGGCCGGCGAGGGCAAGCGGTTCGGGCGGATCGCCGATATCGGGACCGGGACCGGGCTGCTGGCGTTCGGCGCGATGGCGCTGTGGCCGGACGCGCTGGCGATCGCCACCGACATCGATCCCATCAGCATCGACGTCACCAGCGACAATGCGGCGCTGAACGGCGTGGCGCTGGGCGAAGGGCCGGGCGAGCTGGCTTTGGCGGTAGCCGACGGCATGGCCCATCCGGCGCTGGCGGCCCGGGCGCCGTTCGACCTGCTCATCGCCAACATCCTCGCCGGGCCACTGATCGAGCTGGCGGAGGACTTCGTCGCTGCAACCGCGCCGGGGGGCACGATCCTGCTCGCAGGGCTGCTCGACACACAGGCCGACGCGGTGACCGCCGCTTATGTCGAGCGCGGCTGCCGGCTGGTCGAGCCGGGGACGGGCGAGTGGCGGGTGCTGGTGCTGGAGCGCTCGGCCTAG
- the bla gene encoding subclass B3 metallo-beta-lactamase: MSASLALLLAMQQIVVPLGGAKPAPKYPAPLATAGPAFARECAGRDGWDEPAPPVRIHGNTYYVGTCGITALLLTSRDGHVLIDSGTEAGADLVAANIRRLGFKPTDVKYIVHSHEHHDHVGGFARMQALTGAEVIASAGAAPVLRTGVIPASDPQFGILPKMAPVTVARVVKSGDSVRLGGILLNAVETPGHTAGALSWQWVSCDGGVCRTMVYADSLSPVSRDGYKFSAHPELVASFRTSFAKVAALECDILLTPHPSASNMTARFAGGAAALFDPAGCKTYAAAKAKGLDERLAKEAAGK; this comes from the coding sequence ATGTCCGCTAGTCTCGCATTGCTCCTGGCGATGCAGCAGATCGTGGTGCCGCTCGGCGGCGCCAAGCCCGCGCCCAAATATCCGGCGCCGCTGGCCACCGCCGGGCCGGCCTTTGCCCGCGAATGCGCCGGGCGCGACGGGTGGGACGAGCCGGCACCGCCGGTGCGGATTCACGGCAATACTTATTATGTCGGGACCTGCGGGATCACCGCGCTACTGCTGACCAGCCGCGACGGGCATGTGCTGATCGACAGCGGCACCGAAGCGGGGGCGGATCTGGTCGCGGCCAATATCCGGCGGCTGGGGTTCAAGCCGACCGACGTCAAATATATCGTCCACAGCCACGAGCATCACGATCATGTCGGCGGGTTCGCGCGGATGCAGGCGTTGACCGGCGCCGAGGTGATCGCTTCGGCCGGCGCGGCACCCGTGCTGCGGACGGGGGTGATCCCGGCGAGCGATCCGCAGTTCGGCATCCTGCCCAAGATGGCGCCGGTGACGGTCGCCCGGGTGGTAAAGAGCGGGGATTCGGTGCGGCTGGGCGGCATCCTGTTGAACGCGGTCGAGACGCCCGGCCATACCGCGGGTGCGCTCAGCTGGCAGTGGGTGAGCTGCGACGGGGGCGTGTGCCGGACCATGGTCTATGCTGACAGCCTGAGCCCGGTCAGCCGCGACGGATACAAGTTCTCGGCGCATCCCGAGCTGGTCGCGTCCTTTCGCACCAGCTTCGCCAAGGTGGCGGCGCTGGAATGCGACATCCTGCTGACGCCGCATCCGTCGGCCAGCAACATGACGGCCCGTTTCGCCGGCGGCGCGGCGGCGCTGTTCGACCCCGCCGGATGCAAGACGTATGCGGCGGCCAAGGCCAAGGGCCTCGACGAGCGGTTGGCCAAGGAAGCTGCGGGCAAATGA
- a CDS encoding SDR family oxidoreductase yields the protein MNILLTGASRGIGKAAADALTAAGHHVIGTSTKGGEGLLAADFADSSAAAACWAEALARAGRIDALVNNAGVYEGVAEDAPEAEWQAAWARTMQVNLQAAADLCRLAVGHFQENGGGRIVNVASRAGYRGDSPQHWHYAASKAALIAVTKTIARGHAGEGIYAWGVAPGFTVTEMTAEYLASRGGEKILADIPLGRVASAAEVGETIRWLATEAPPSTTGSVIDVNGASYVR from the coding sequence ATGAACATCCTCCTGACCGGCGCCAGCCGGGGCATCGGCAAGGCCGCCGCCGACGCACTTACCGCCGCGGGTCACCATGTGATCGGCACCTCGACCAAGGGGGGCGAGGGTTTGCTCGCCGCCGATTTCGCCGATTCTAGCGCGGCTGCGGCCTGCTGGGCCGAGGCGCTTGCCAGGGCCGGGCGGATCGATGCGCTTGTCAACAATGCCGGCGTTTATGAGGGCGTTGCCGAGGATGCGCCCGAGGCCGAATGGCAGGCGGCGTGGGCGCGGACCATGCAGGTCAATCTGCAGGCGGCGGCGGACCTTTGCCGACTGGCGGTCGGGCATTTCCAGGAGAATGGCGGCGGGCGGATCGTCAATGTCGCCAGCCGCGCCGGCTATCGCGGCGATTCGCCCCAGCATTGGCATTATGCGGCGTCCAAGGCGGCGCTGATCGCGGTGACCAAGACGATCGCCCGGGGCCATGCGGGCGAGGGCATCTATGCCTGGGGCGTGGCGCCGGGGTTCACCGTCACCGAGATGACCGCGGAATATCTCGCCAGCCGCGGGGGCGAGAAGATCCTTGCCGACATTCCGCTCGGCCGGGTGGCGAGCGCGGCGGAAGTCGGCGAGACGATCCGCTGGCTGGCGACCGAGGCGCCGCCCAGCACCACCGGCAGCGTGATCGACGTCAATGGAGCCAGCTATGTCCGCTAG
- the murA gene encoding UDP-N-acetylglucosamine 1-carboxyvinyltransferase gives MDSIVIQGGKRLEGIIPISGAKNSALTLLPCAILTDEKLTLGNLPRLADVDSFGHLLNELGVSTKIEGLKKGEIGRRMTLQAETLISTVAPYDMVRRMRASILVLGPLLARAGDATVSLPGGCAIGDRPIDLHLQALEAIGAEIELAAGFVRATAPKGGRLPGGDFTFPVVSVGATENAIMAAVLASGRTNLYNAAREPEIVDLCRLLQKMGAQIEGEGSPHIKIEGVEKLHGCTYSVMPDRIEAGSYACAAGITGGSLDLHGIVPEDMLATTNALAQAGLMIEFHDKGMKVSAEGPLKPLALSTAPFPGFATDMQAQFMAMLCRAKGESFLEETIFENRYMHVPELRRMGANIDVRGRSAIVHGVDGMTGAKVMATDLRASMSLIIAGLAAEGETEVLRVYHLDRGYERLEEKLSAVGATIERRGGG, from the coding sequence ATGGACTCCATCGTCATCCAGGGCGGCAAGCGGCTCGAAGGCATCATCCCGATCTCGGGCGCAAAGAACAGCGCGTTGACGCTCCTCCCCTGCGCCATCCTCACCGATGAGAAGCTGACGCTCGGCAATCTGCCACGGCTCGCCGACGTCGACAGCTTCGGCCATCTCCTCAACGAGCTTGGCGTCTCGACCAAGATCGAGGGGCTGAAAAAAGGCGAGATCGGGCGGCGCATGACGCTGCAGGCCGAGACTTTGATCTCCACCGTCGCGCCCTATGACATGGTGCGCCGGATGCGCGCCTCGATCCTGGTCCTGGGGCCGCTGCTCGCCCGTGCCGGCGACGCCACCGTGTCGCTTCCCGGCGGCTGCGCCATCGGCGACCGGCCGATCGACCTCCACCTCCAGGCGCTGGAAGCGATCGGCGCCGAGATCGAGCTTGCAGCGGGCTTCGTCCGCGCCACTGCACCCAAGGGCGGACGCCTGCCGGGCGGCGACTTCACCTTCCCGGTGGTGTCGGTCGGGGCGACCGAGAATGCGATCATGGCCGCCGTTCTCGCGAGCGGCCGGACCAACCTCTACAACGCCGCGCGCGAGCCCGAGATCGTCGACCTTTGCCGCCTGCTCCAGAAGATGGGCGCGCAGATCGAAGGCGAGGGCAGCCCGCACATCAAGATCGAGGGCGTCGAAAAGCTGCACGGCTGCACCTATTCGGTGATGCCCGACCGGATCGAAGCGGGCAGCTATGCCTGCGCGGCCGGAATCACCGGTGGCAGCCTCGACCTCCACGGCATTGTCCCCGAAGACATGCTGGCGACCACCAACGCGCTGGCGCAGGCCGGGCTGATGATCGAATTTCACGACAAGGGCATGAAGGTTAGCGCCGAGGGGCCGCTCAAGCCCCTTGCTCTGTCGACCGCCCCCTTCCCCGGCTTCGCCACCGACATGCAGGCGCAATTCATGGCCATGCTGTGCCGCGCCAAGGGTGAGAGCTTCCTTGAAGAGACCATCTTCGAGAACCGCTACATGCACGTGCCCGAACTTCGCCGCATGGGCGCCAACATCGACGTGCGCGGCCGCTCGGCGATCGTCCACGGGGTCGACGGCATGACTGGCGCCAAGGTGATGGCGACCGATCTGCGCGCCTCCATGAGCCTGATCATCGCCGGCCTCGCCGCCGAGGGCGAGACGGAGGTGCTGCGGGTCTACCACCTCGACCGCGGCTACGAGCGCCTCGAAGAAAAGCTTTCCGCGGTCGGCGCCACCATCGAACGCCGCGGCGGCGGCTGA
- the ligA gene encoding NAD-dependent DNA ligase LigA produces MTEAEAGRRLRALAKEIARHNRLYHDQDAPEISDADYDALVRENNELEAAFPHLVRADSPNAQIGAAPSTALAKVTHARPMLSLENAFSADDVHDFVRRVRRFLSLPESEPVALTAEPKIDGLSASLRYENGALVLAATRGDGTIGEDVTANVRTIPDIPQSLTGAPNVVEVRGEVYMSKADFAALNERQAASGGKVFANPRNGAAGSLRQKDPAVTAARPLRFLAHGWGELSEPLGSTQAEAVERLRTLGFPVDERFGLFPDADAALAQYAAIEHARADLPFDIDGVVYKLDRLDWQERLGFVGRAPRWAIAHKFPAEKAETTLERIEIQVGRTGKLTPIGRLTPVGVGGVIVSNVTLHNRDEIARLGVREGDRVRIQRAGDVIPQVVENLTLDEDRPAFVYPDHCPACGSEAVAEEGEVDIRCTGGLVCPAQRLERLKHFVSRGAMDIEGLGEKTIVEFVDAGLIEKPSDIFRLRREQILGREGWKEKSVDALLAAIEARKGFDSARLLFGLGIRHVGIVTARDLLKCFGTIQALEAAAIGENGTAELSAVEGVGPVVAEAVHDFFHEAHNREEVAALLALAAPAPFVNQARETEWSGKTIVFTGSLETMSRDEAKAQAERLGARASGSVSAKTDLVVAGPGAGSKLKKAEELGIRVASEEEWARIVAEA; encoded by the coding sequence ATGACCGAAGCCGAAGCCGGCCGCCGCCTGCGCGCCCTCGCGAAAGAGATCGCGCGCCACAACCGCCTCTACCACGACCAGGACGCGCCGGAGATCAGCGACGCCGACTACGACGCGCTGGTCCGCGAGAACAACGAGCTCGAAGCCGCTTTCCCGCACCTCGTCCGCGCCGATTCCCCCAATGCGCAAATCGGCGCCGCGCCGTCGACCGCGCTCGCCAAGGTCACCCACGCCCGGCCGATGCTGAGCCTGGAGAACGCCTTCAGCGCCGATGACGTCCACGACTTTGTCCGTCGCGTCCGCCGCTTCCTGTCGCTCCCCGAAAGCGAGCCGGTCGCGCTGACTGCCGAGCCCAAGATCGACGGCCTCTCCGCCTCGCTCCGCTACGAAAATGGGGCCCTCGTCCTCGCCGCCACCCGCGGCGACGGCACGATCGGCGAAGACGTCACCGCCAATGTCCGCACGATTCCCGATATCCCGCAGAGCCTCACCGGCGCGCCGAACGTGGTGGAGGTGCGCGGCGAGGTCTATATGTCCAAGGCCGACTTCGCCGCCCTGAACGAGCGCCAGGCGGCCAGCGGCGGCAAGGTGTTCGCCAACCCCCGCAACGGCGCCGCCGGCTCGCTCCGCCAGAAAGACCCGGCTGTCACCGCCGCCCGCCCCTTGCGTTTCCTCGCCCACGGCTGGGGCGAGCTTTCGGAACCGCTTGGAAGTACCCAAGCCGAGGCGGTCGAACGCCTCCGCACCCTCGGCTTCCCGGTCGACGAGCGCTTCGGCCTGTTCCCCGACGCCGACGCGGCGCTAGCGCAGTACGCCGCCATCGAGCATGCCCGCGCCGACCTGCCGTTCGACATCGACGGCGTGGTCTACAAGCTCGACCGCCTCGACTGGCAGGAGCGCCTCGGCTTCGTCGGCCGCGCCCCGCGCTGGGCGATCGCCCACAAATTCCCCGCCGAGAAAGCCGAGACGACGCTCGAGCGGATCGAGATTCAGGTCGGCCGCACCGGCAAGCTCACCCCGATCGGCCGCCTCACTCCCGTCGGCGTCGGCGGGGTGATCGTCAGCAACGTCACCCTTCACAATCGCGACGAGATCGCCCGGCTCGGCGTCCGCGAAGGCGACCGCGTCCGCATTCAGCGCGCCGGCGACGTCATCCCGCAGGTGGTCGAGAACCTCACCCTCGACGAGGACCGTCCGGCCTTCGTCTATCCCGACCATTGCCCCGCCTGCGGCTCCGAAGCCGTAGCCGAAGAAGGCGAGGTCGACATCCGCTGCACCGGCGGCCTCGTCTGCCCGGCCCAGCGATTGGAGCGCCTCAAGCATTTCGTCAGCCGCGGCGCGATGGATATCGAGGGGCTCGGCGAAAAGACCATCGTCGAATTCGTCGACGCGGGCCTGATCGAAAAGCCCTCCGACATCTTCCGTTTGCGGCGTGAGCAGATCCTCGGCCGCGAAGGCTGGAAGGAGAAAAGCGTCGATGCCCTCCTCGCCGCGATCGAGGCGCGCAAGGGCTTCGACAGTGCCCGCCTGCTCTTCGGCCTCGGCATCCGCCACGTCGGCATCGTCACCGCCCGCGACCTGCTGAAATGTTTCGGCACGATTCAAGCGTTGGAGGCCGCCGCCATCGGCGAGAACGGCACCGCCGAACTCTCCGCGGTCGAGGGCGTCGGCCCGGTCGTCGCCGAAGCGGTCCATGACTTCTTCCATGAAGCCCACAACCGCGAGGAAGTCGCCGCCCTGCTCGCGCTCGCCGCCCCCGCGCCCTTCGTCAATCAAGCCCGCGAAACCGAGTGGAGCGGCAAGACCATCGTCTTCACCGGCAGCCTTGAAACCATGAGCCGCGACGAGGCCAAGGCGCAGGCCGAACGCCTCGGCGCCCGCGCCTCCGGCTCGGTCAGCGCCAAGACCGATCTCGTCGTCGCGGGACCGGGCGCGGGGTCGAAGCTCAAGAAAGCCGAGGAGCTCGGAATCCGCGTCGCCAGCGAAGAGGAATGGGCGCGAATCGTGGCCGAGGCTTGA